In Hemicordylus capensis ecotype Gifberg chromosome 4, rHemCap1.1.pri, whole genome shotgun sequence, the genomic window ACACAGGAAACAGAGGCCTGAGAAACCTGAACTCACTGTTCAGAGACCCACCCGTTAAGCACACCTCATAGTTGTAAGCCTGGGAATGTGGTCCAGTACTGGAATCCGCATTATTGTCCTGGAAATTAGGTCCCACAGGGAAATTAATTGCAGAGTTAAAGTTTCCCATGAACTTCCGTTGTTTCTGAATCTTGATAGCGATAAATGCTACTAGAGAAAGCAggaaaataaatgagatggctgcCAAGCATATGATTAGATACATAGTCAGACTTCGGTCTTCCTCTTCTACTACTTCATCCTTAGGAATTTCTATAATTTTCATGAAAGGGTCAGAAAAGCCTTCCACCAGAAGAATACTGAGGGTTGCAGAGGTGGACTGGACAGGGTGTCCATGATCTTGGACAACCACAACCAGCTTCTGTTTGAAGGTGTCTCGTTTATTAACTGGCCTCATGGTTttcacttctccattctgggCCCCCACAGTGAAGAGACCTGGTTCTGTGGCCTTCAGCAGTTCATAGGAAAGCCAAGAGTTCTGACCGGAATCTCTGTCCACTGCCACCACTTTGGTGACCAGGTAGCCTGCCTCAGACCCCCGGGGAGCCAAGTCATTGGATGGGGAGGTGCTGTTCTGGAGGGGATAGAGGATGAAGGGGGCATTGTCATTTTCATCCACAATCAGAATTCGGACAAACACTTCTGAGTTCAGTGGAGGGGAGCCACAATCTTCGGCCCTCACAGTTGCTTGAAACTCTTTTATCTCCTCATAATCCAGAGATCGGAGGACATAGAGGTTCCCAGTTTCAGAGTTGATGGAGATGTAAGAAGATGCAGGGACATCACCCACCTTTCCAGGCAGAAGCGAGTATGTCACTTTGGCATTCTGCTCTGTGTCCAGGTCATAAGCATGGACCGAACCTATCAGCAGACCTGGAATATTGTTTTCCCATAAGTGCATTTCATAGGATGGCATCTGAAATACTGGTGGGTTGTCATTGACATCTGAGATTTGAACATTAATAATTCTTGttgaggtgagcttgggagtgcCTCGGTCACTAGCTGTGATGGTGATATTATACCCTGAGGCTTTTtctctgtccagtggctgttgggtCAGTAACTGGTAATAATTATTCTCTATGGCTCTTAATATAAAGGGTAGGTTTGTGCTGATGGCGCAGCCCGTTCTGCCATTCTCCCCAGAGTCTTGGTCTGTGACACTGAAGAGAGCCACCACTGTGTCTGGGGGAGAGTCCTCGGATAAAGAAGTGGTGATGGATGAGATGGTGACTTCTGGGGCATTGTCATTTCTGTCCTCAACTTCCACAATGACTTTGCAGTAAGCTGAGAGGCCTCCTCCATCTGTGGCTCTGATTTTCATCTCGTAATGAATGTTTTCCTCATAATCTATTCTACCTGCAACACTAAGATCTCCAGTATCTTTATTCAGCTTGAATGCTCTGAACACATTTTCTGTTGCCTGGCTGAATGAATAAGTGATCTGAGCATTGGACCCAATATCCCTATCGCTGGCTTCAACTTTAGTGACCAGTGTGTCCACCATACTATTTTCTGTAAGTTTCACGTGATACACAGATTGTCCAAACTGAGGGAAATTATCATTGGCATCTAGAACATCAATGATTATTTGTGCTGTGCCAGTTCTCTTTGGTATCCCTCCATCCACAGCTGACAGAATTAGGAACAATTGTGGGTCCTTCTCACGATCTAATGGCTTTTCCAATACTAGTTCTGCATATTTGCTGCCATCACTGTGGTTCTGTATATCCAGCCTAAAATGTTCATTAGGACTAAGTGTGTAGTTCTGAACAGCATTTTCTCCTTTGTCTAAATCCTGAGCTAGTTCCACAGGGAATCGAGTATTTCTAGGTACAAATTCTGGTATTTCAAACAAGAATTGTTTTTTAGAGAATTTGGGGGAATTGTCATTCACATCCTCAATTTGAACTTTGATTCTGTACAACTGCAGAGGGTTTTCTAGTATGATTTCTGAAAGTAAGATGCAAGGATCAGTCTGACCACACAAAGTTTCTCGATCTATTTTATCCTTTATAACCATATCCCCAGAATGAAGAtccagctcaaaatactgcttgGAGCTCTTACTAACCAACTGGGCTCTACGAACAGACAATTCCCTTACATCCACTTTCAAATCCTTCAGCACGTTAGCCACCAGGGATCCACCTTTCTTTTCCTCAAGCACTGAATAGTGGATGGACTCACATATTGATAAATACATGCACAGATATAGAAAATAAGACAAAGCTTGCCTGTTACTGAGATTTCTTCCCATTGTCCACACCTCACCTCAAGGCCAATATGAAACAGAAGGTGGTTCTCCAAGGGTTCTGTTGTCTTATATATATCCAAGGCAAATATCTCCTTTTGCTATCTTTATTTTTGGATATGGCAACAGTGGCCTTTTCCTCATGAAATTTCGGAAGATGTGTTTGCATGAAGGTCTTCTTCCTTTCACTTTAGGATTCCTTTCTCTGCTTTTTCCACTGCTCTCCAGGAGAGCAGTTTCCCCAGATATTCTGTTTTGTGTTGTGCAACACCACCATCTTGTGTTTGAACGACAGCATGACTTGCTGAAACATTTCTACATACCAATCTACACAGAACCATCTTCATAATTAGATCGTCCATGGAATACAATATTTCTTAATGTGCTTTCTCTTAACT contains:
- the LOC128325220 gene encoding protocadherin beta-16-like isoform X2, with amino-acid sequence MGRNLSNRQALSYFLYLCMYLSICESIHYSVLEEKKGGSLVANVLKDLKVDVRELSVRRAQLVSKSSKQYFELDLHSGDMVIKDKIDRETLCGQTDPCILLSEIILENPLQLYRIKVQIEDVNDNSPKFSKKQFLFEIPEFVPRNTRFPVELAQDLDKGENAVQNYTLSPNEHFRLDIQNHSDGSKYAELVLEKPLDREKDPQLFLILSAVDGGIPKRTGTAQIIIDVLDANDNFPQFGQSVYHVKLTENSMVDTLVTKVEASDRDIGSNAQITYSFSQATENVFRAFKLNKDTGDLSVAGRIDYEENIHYEMKIRATDGGGLSAYCKVIVEVEDRNDNAPEVTISSITTSLSEDSPPDTVVALFSVTDQDSGENGRTGCAISTNLPFILRAIENNYYQLLTQQPLDREKASGYNITITASDRGTPKLTSTRIINVQISDVNDNPPVFQMPSYEMHLWENNIPGLLIGSVHAYDLDTEQNAKVTYSLLPGKVGDVPASSYISINSETGNLYVLRSLDYEEIKEFQATVRAEDCGSPPLNSEVFVRILIVDENDNAPFILYPLQNSTSPSNDLAPRGSEAGYLVTKVVAVDRDSGQNSWLSYELLKATEPGLFTVGAQNGEVKTMRPVNKRDTFKQKLVVVVQDHGHPVQSTSATLSILLVEGFSDPFMKIIEIPKDEVVEEEDRSLTMYLIICLAAISFIFLLSLVAFIAIKIQKQRKFMGNFNSAINFPVGPNFQDNNADSSTGPHSQAYNYEVCLTGGSLNSEFRFLRPLFPVFSVEPPNPEVNPINSAGCSQELFSHSEENQSTSQARASVSEDSAPRSGGPGCTVNQATGAIVNSGQNDWLSYQ